One genomic window of Campylobacter curvus includes the following:
- a CDS encoding UvrD-helicase domain-containing protein codes for MENLLDNLNDAQREAARHIDGPMLILAGAGSGKTKTITTRLAYLIGEVGIDPANTLTLTFTNKAANEMRTRALAMLNQSGKACTPLLCTFHKFGLLFLKFYIDRLGRKNNFIIIDTDDKKRIIKSFESPISTAILSSEISNYKNSLLSVEEVYKNANFLTNEKGKENFYQKAAAIYDKYEEYLRANNLVDFDDLLVLTYKILDENEDLAREISNRYRYIMVDEYQDTNDLQYKLLRKLCLAHENICVVGDDDQSIYGWRGAKIENILNFKDQFKDTKIIRLEQNYRSTTPILKAANELIDHNRNRLGKKLLSVKGEGEGVNLLESLDESVEAGKIAKSIKELLKKGAQAKDIAILYRINALSRSLEDGLTKERIPYKMVGGVKFYERAEVKDVISYLRLIINQNDDFSLKRIINRPKRGLGKVSLDKLEKMAYEGKTSMFDAILNIDDKDEAFSKKIKTALVEFTQILKELQETDSLYELIDKMEAKFGIKKYYESLPDGNERAANIDEFYAMLKDQIKQNPSFELEEFLNELALVSEQDNISSEAISIMSVHASKGLEFEYLFVIGLEEGFFPLIGDGSDIEEERRLAYVAITRAKKLLTLSFANSRFYKGQRTRLNKSRFLSESGTTQGSLVIEESNEFKKGDLVKHKIFGIGRVTAVSKVKKEFKLTINFAGNVREIMSSFVEKAV; via the coding sequence ATGGAAAATTTACTAGACAACCTAAACGACGCTCAACGTGAGGCCGCGCGGCACATAGACGGTCCTATGCTGATCTTAGCAGGTGCTGGAAGCGGCAAAACAAAGACGATAACCACGCGCCTTGCCTACCTCATAGGCGAGGTCGGTATCGATCCCGCAAACACGCTCACGCTCACCTTTACGAACAAAGCCGCAAACGAGATGCGAACGCGCGCGCTTGCCATGCTAAATCAATCCGGCAAAGCTTGCACGCCGCTACTTTGCACGTTTCATAAATTCGGGCTTTTGTTTTTGAAATTTTATATCGACAGACTCGGGCGCAAAAACAACTTCATCATTATCGACACCGATGATAAAAAGCGCATCATAAAAAGCTTTGAGAGCCCGATCTCCACGGCAATACTTTCAAGCGAAATTTCAAACTACAAAAATTCTTTGCTAAGCGTCGAGGAGGTCTATAAAAACGCAAATTTCCTCACGAACGAAAAAGGCAAGGAAAATTTCTATCAAAAAGCCGCCGCGATATACGACAAATACGAAGAGTATCTACGGGCAAATAACCTGGTCGATTTTGACGATCTACTCGTGCTGACGTATAAAATTTTAGACGAGAACGAGGATCTGGCGCGTGAAATTTCAAACAGATACCGATACATAATGGTAGATGAGTATCAAGACACCAACGACCTTCAGTATAAGCTGTTGCGAAAGCTTTGCCTTGCACACGAAAACATCTGCGTCGTAGGCGATGACGATCAAAGCATCTACGGCTGGCGCGGTGCGAAGATAGAAAATATCCTAAATTTCAAGGATCAGTTCAAAGACACCAAGATCATACGCCTAGAGCAAAACTACCGCTCGACGACACCGATATTGAAGGCTGCAAACGAGCTCATCGATCACAACCGCAACCGCCTTGGCAAAAAGCTACTTAGCGTAAAAGGCGAAGGCGAAGGCGTAAATTTACTAGAAAGCCTCGATGAGAGCGTAGAGGCCGGCAAGATAGCAAAAAGCATAAAAGAGCTCCTAAAAAAGGGGGCGCAAGCCAAAGACATAGCGATACTTTACCGCATAAACGCCCTCTCTCGCTCACTAGAAGACGGCCTGACAAAGGAGCGCATCCCTTATAAAATGGTCGGCGGAGTGAAATTCTACGAAAGAGCCGAGGTAAAAGACGTCATAAGCTACCTGCGCCTCATAATAAATCAAAACGATGATTTTTCACTAAAACGTATAATCAACCGCCCAAAACGCGGCCTTGGCAAGGTCAGCCTCGATAAACTGGAAAAAATGGCCTACGAGGGCAAGACCTCGATGTTTGATGCGATATTAAATATCGATGACAAAGACGAGGCTTTCAGCAAAAAGATAAAAACGGCGCTCGTGGAATTTACGCAGATTTTAAAAGAGTTGCAAGAGACGGACTCGCTTTACGAGCTCATCGATAAAATGGAGGCGAAATTCGGCATAAAAAAATATTACGAGAGCCTACCTGACGGCAACGAGCGCGCAGCCAACATCGACGAATTTTATGCCATGTTAAAAGATCAAATCAAACAAAATCCAAGCTTTGAGCTGGAGGAATTCCTAAACGAGCTGGCTCTTGTCAGCGAACAGGACAACATAAGCTCGGAGGCTATCAGCATAATGAGCGTGCATGCTAGCAAGGGACTTGAGTTTGAGTATCTTTTCGTGATCGGGCTTGAGGAGGGATTTTTCCCACTCATAGGCGATGGTAGCGACATCGAGGAGGAGCGACGACTGGCATACGTGGCTATCACGCGCGCTAAAAAGCTACTCACTCTAAGCTTTGCGAATTCGCGCTTTTATAAAGGCCAAAGGACGCGCCTAAATAAGAGCAGATTTTTAAGCGAGAGCGGTACGACGCAAGGCTCGCTCGTCATCGAAGAGAGCAATGAATTTAAAAAAGGCGACCTAGTAAAACACAAAATTTTCGGTATCGGGCGCGTGACGGCCGTAAGCAAGGTCAAAAAAGAGTTCAAACTCACTATAAATTTTGCAGGCAATGTGCGCGAGATAATGTCAAGCTTCGTGGAAAAAGCGGTATGA
- the truB gene encoding pseudouridine synthase family protein (catalyzes isomerization of specific uridines in RNA to pseudouridine; responsible for residues in T loops of many tRNAs) encodes MNAIFVANKPAGLSSNQFLSHLKRKYGVKKAGFSGTLDPFASGCLIVAFGSYTKFFRFLDKTPKIYEATMWIGASSPSGDNENITDVKILKPFADESLEIARKSLLGRLKYIPPKFSAKNINGTRAYKLARTGEEFSLKEQEMEVFGCEILSYCHPFLTFRISLSEGGYVRSYAQLFGKRLGYDVCLSELKRISEGKFRFENEKFLDICEILNLPRNKYLGDVADIMDGKSLKPSDFTTQKDGTYLLEYDKFLSIIEIKNDTISYCLNKVEKC; translated from the coding sequence ATGAACGCGATCTTTGTCGCAAATAAACCGGCAGGCCTTAGCTCCAATCAATTTCTAAGTCACCTAAAGCGAAAATACGGCGTCAAGAAAGCAGGCTTTTCGGGGACGCTCGATCCCTTTGCCAGCGGCTGCCTCATCGTGGCTTTTGGTAGCTACACGAAATTTTTTAGATTTTTAGACAAAACGCCTAAAATTTACGAAGCTACGATGTGGATAGGCGCGAGCAGCCCAAGCGGCGATAATGAAAACATCACGGATGTCAAAATTTTAAAGCCCTTTGCCGACGAGAGCCTGGAAATAGCGCGCAAAAGCCTACTTGGACGGCTAAAATACATCCCGCCAAAATTTAGCGCCAAAAACATAAACGGCACGCGCGCTTACAAGCTGGCTCGCACAGGAGAGGAATTTAGCCTAAAAGAGCAGGAGATGGAAGTGTTTGGCTGCGAAATTTTAAGCTACTGCCACCCATTCCTCACCTTTCGCATCAGCCTAAGCGAGGGAGGATACGTGCGCTCTTATGCGCAGCTTTTTGGCAAAAGACTTGGATATGACGTATGTCTAAGCGAGCTTAAACGAATAAGCGAGGGGAAATTTCGCTTTGAGAACGAGAAATTTCTAGATATCTGTGAAATTTTAAATTTGCCGCGCAATAAATATTTAGGCGATGTTGCCGATATAATGGACGGTAAGAGTCTGAAACCAAGCGACTTTACCACGCAAAAGGATGGGACTTATCTGCTTGAATACGATAAATTCCTAAGCATAATCGAGATTAAAAACGATACAATTAGCTATTGCTTAAATAAGGTTGAAAAATGTTAA
- the csrA gene encoding carbon storage regulator CsrA, whose product MLILARKENEEILLGNDIKIVVVGVSKSGVKLGIEAPKNMMILRSELASDIKKENAEASKIASSADIEELAKKIGK is encoded by the coding sequence ATGTTAATACTAGCACGAAAAGAGAACGAGGAAATTTTACTCGGGAATGACATAAAGATCGTCGTAGTCGGCGTTTCAAAAAGTGGAGTGAAGCTTGGCATAGAAGCTCCTAAAAATATGATGATACTTCGCAGCGAGCTCGCTAGCGACATAAAAAAAGAGAACGCCGAGGCCAGCAAGATCGCATCAAGCGCGGACATCGAGGAACTCGCAAAGAAAATCGGCAAATGA
- a CDS encoding 4-(cytidine 5'-diphospho)-2-C-methyl-D-erythritol kinase, producing MKSYAKINIFLKIVGTRGDYHEILSRFVLLDEIFDEINFEKASKFNLESNVNIENNIILKAKDELARAGFANEIDEFFSSHKITLRKNIPMGAGLGGGSSNAASFLMMANESLNLKFSREELCKIGAKIGADVAFFIHGFKAANVSGIGEKVEEFDDDVPSLEIFTPDVFCSTPEVYKKFRSDFMQNINVKMANEFINLSSRELLENFKNYELNDLYAPCFALYPQLKIYRDKFLSGSGSTTFEVKR from the coding sequence ATGAAAAGCTACGCAAAGATAAATATCTTTTTAAAGATCGTCGGCACGCGCGGCGATTATCACGAAATTTTATCGCGTTTCGTGCTTTTGGACGAGATTTTTGATGAGATAAATTTTGAAAAAGCGTCTAAATTTAACCTCGAAAGCAACGTGAATATCGAAAACAACATCATTTTAAAGGCCAAAGATGAGCTGGCGCGTGCGGGATTTGCAAACGAGATAGACGAGTTTTTCAGCTCGCACAAGATCACGCTTCGTAAAAATATCCCGATGGGCGCAGGGCTAGGAGGTGGCAGCTCGAATGCAGCCAGCTTTTTAATGATGGCGAACGAGAGCCTAAATTTAAAGTTCTCACGCGAGGAGCTTTGTAAGATAGGCGCGAAAATAGGCGCCGATGTGGCATTTTTTATCCATGGCTTCAAGGCTGCGAACGTGAGCGGCATCGGCGAAAAGGTAGAAGAATTTGACGACGACGTGCCAAGTCTTGAAATTTTCACTCCGGATGTTTTTTGCTCGACGCCCGAGGTTTATAAGAAATTTAGAAGCGACTTCATGCAAAACATCAATGTCAAAATGGCAAATGAATTTATAAATTTAAGCTCGCGCGAGCTTTTGGAAAATTTTAAAAACTACGAGCTAAACGACCTTTATGCGCCCTGCTTTGCGCTATATCCGCAGCTTAAAATTTACAGAGATAAATTCCTAAGCGGTAGCGGGAGCACAACATTTGAGGTGAAACGATGA
- the smpB gene encoding SsrA-binding protein SmpB, whose product MKDLAKNKKALHDFSILETFEAGVVLKGSEVKALRAGRANLKDSFVRIIKGEIFLLNAHISHLDTTNSHFRPDERAPRKLLMHRKQIDKLFGSVTKDGLTMVVLALYLNDKNIIKARVALAKGKNLHDKRETLKKREADLEARAAMKKFI is encoded by the coding sequence ATGAAAGATCTGGCAAAAAATAAAAAAGCCCTACATGATTTTAGCATCCTTGAGACCTTTGAGGCGGGCGTGGTGCTAAAAGGTAGCGAAGTCAAGGCCCTGCGTGCAGGACGGGCAAATTTAAAAGACAGCTTCGTGCGTATCATCAAGGGCGAAATTTTTTTACTAAACGCGCACATCAGTCATCTAGACACTACAAATTCTCACTTTCGCCCGGACGAGCGCGCCCCTAGGAAGCTCCTCATGCACCGTAAGCAGATCGACAAGCTCTTTGGCTCGGTCACCAAAGACGGACTAACGATGGTTGTGCTCGCACTTTATCTAAATGACAAAAACATTATCAAAGCCCGCGTGGCTCTGGCAAAGGGTAAAAACCTACACGATAAACGCGAAACTCTCAAAAAGCGCGAGGCCGACCTGGAAGCACGTGCGGCGATGAAAAAATTTATATAA
- a CDS encoding TlpA disulfide reductase family protein, giving the protein MKNLIALIFALFVFAGCGTEEKNQAASFKEFSLNEEIALKDVNGKTITLVRKNGAFVIKGDESKILMIDIFGTFCPPCQKEAAELTKYQLENSGKFTIIGLTHFENVTDDYVLKEFVQKYNAYYFITNDQSINDRLSEQIVRDIGYKHEIALPFKVVIKDGEYQILTDVDSGEFGVKYYLGGIKVSRMRQDLQRIYGSN; this is encoded by the coding sequence ATGAAAAATTTGATAGCTTTGATATTTGCACTGTTTGTTTTTGCCGGTTGTGGCACAGAGGAGAAAAATCAAGCGGCGAGCTTCAAAGAATTTTCACTAAACGAGGAGATCGCGCTAAAAGACGTAAACGGTAAAACGATAACTTTAGTGCGTAAAAACGGCGCTTTTGTCATAAAAGGCGACGAGAGTAAAATTTTAATGATAGATATATTCGGGACATTTTGCCCGCCTTGTCAAAAAGAGGCGGCCGAGCTTACCAAATATCAGCTGGAAAACAGCGGTAAATTCACCATTATAGGCTTGACGCATTTTGAAAACGTTACGGATGATTACGTCTTGAAAGAATTCGTGCAAAAATATAACGCTTATTACTTCATAACCAACGATCAGTCCATAAACGACCGTCTAAGCGAGCAAATAGTGCGCGACATAGGTTACAAACACGAGATCGCCCTACCCTTTAAAGTCGTGATAAAAGACGGCGAATATCAAATTCTCACCGACGTAGACAGCGGAGAATTTGGCGTCAAATACTATCTTGGCGGCATAAAAGTATCCAGAATGAGGCAAGATCTGCAAAGAATATATGGCTCAAACTAA